Part of the Molothrus ater isolate BHLD 08-10-18 breed brown headed cowbird chromosome 9, BPBGC_Mater_1.1, whole genome shotgun sequence genome is shown below.
GATCCCTTACCACAAGGGCAACGACAAGGTACAAACTTACTCCCTCTCAGACacctcagcctgctctgctccacgTTTCTGGGAGTGTGCTggcttcccctgctcctgcgTGAGGGTGGGCACAccctgggctcctgcctgcCGCATTGTCCCTTTCATCTCCCTGCCGCTTTAAACGCACTCATTGCAGTTGCTTTTCCAAACATTTGTGCCTCTGTTCAGAGTCagtcacagctcctgccacaggCTCTGAGGGCTCTCCAGAGTGCCCAGGCTCACTGACTGATCCTCCCTTGTGCAGGGCAACGAGAGCCAGAGCCTGAGCGTTCGGACGCTGTTCCTGGAGCTCATCCGAGCCAAGAAGCCACTCATCCTCCATAACGGCCTGATCGACCTGGTGTTCCTGTACCAGTGCTTCTATGCCCACCTCCCGGAGAGCCTGGGCACCTTCACCGCCGACCTCTCCGAGATGTTCCCGGCGGGAATATACGACACCAAGTACGCCTCGGAGTTTGAGACTCGCTTTGTAGCCTCCTACTTGGAGTACGCCTACAAGAAGTGGTGAGCAGCACACTGGTACTCAGAGCTTACAGTCACACACAGtcagtgtgtgtttgtttttccagcaaGGGGGCTGTGTCCTTTCACTGTCCCACTGACTGAAGGTGCTTTTCAGGTGACTCTGCCCtatgctttttctgtttctagaatgggtttgtttttcaataGGCCTTACCTGTTTGGTGGGCAGCAGCTGAAAGAGAACTTCAGAACTGGTGTCAGTAGAAGACTGACCACAGTGGCCTGATCTGAGATCTAATTTTGTCACTGCCTGGCTCTggtccagcagtgccacagggtCATGGCAGGACATcacacagaaaagaaaccagggctgtcctgcaggtCTCCTGATTATAATTCTACTTTGTGGGGGACACTGCAGTTAAAGGATGGATGCTCCCTGCAGTCCTTGACACTGACCAGCTCTGTCACATGTCCTGCACACAAGATGCCCATGGCCCACTCTGACTCCCATCACTTCTTTCCAAGCAAGGGTTGTGCTCTTGTTCAGGACACACATCTGTGCTTTGCAGTCTGGCCCCACATTCTGCAGGCCCCACACAATCTAAACAAGCCCCTGGCCCCTGATAAAGCCCCTGGGATCTCTATAAAGTTCAAGTCATGCTCTGTTTTGAGGAGAAATGGTACTTTTTGTGACTGTTTTATCTCAGGAAATGCCAGTTTGACAGGTCTGAAAACATTCAAGATGGCTGTTCTCAAAACATGAGAGTGCTTTGTTTTGACAagataaaaataactttctaaGCTGACGTCTTAAATGTTTTAAGCCCAGTTCTTGTTAGGTAGAGCCTTCCAAAGGTTTTGACCTTTTAACCAGCTCTTGGAACAAAACAgagatcagattttttttcattaaatgaaaacCCTTTCCTTGTTGCCTGCATTGCCCAGGTTCAACCTGCCTGGGTGGTGACTGCTGGACAGTCTGCACAGTACCTCATTTTGGGGCATCTTTTCCTTGTCCATTACCATTATGAAGACAAACACATATCTTAGTGCCCTTTatagttaaaaaaacaaactgcatCCCCTTCTCCTGTAACTTCAACAGAGatgctgctttcccttcctctaTGTCagcataagaaaaaaaccctttgaatCAGCATAGAAACAACTACATACTGAAGCTGCTTTCCTGGAATTGAATTCCTTTCCAGCATctggggctggagctcaggagcaGGAAAGTCACGGAGTTGAGAGTTGGTGGAGGGCAGTGTTTGCTCCGTGCCCTGGTCCCATCCCACAGTAACTGTGTGCTCCTCTTGTTGCAGCAAGCGAGAGAACCGCAAGCTGCGGGAGTCGAGCGGGCAGCACCTCACGGTGGAGTTCTGCAATTACCCCGCCAACATGTCCCGCTACATCGACTACcgctgctgctctctggaggaagacagccacagcagtgctgcagggggcAACAAGGTGCCTGTCTGTGAGAAGTTTTCAGTAAGTAACACAATTCCCCACTCCCTTCCTGACTCCATGGAAAGGGGCACACGTGGCCCGAGCCAGAAGTTGTAGGAAAGCATCTGGCAACTCCCCCTCACCTGCTTCAGAGTACAAGGAACATTTTCAGGCTTCATGTGGCTTCATGGCAGACAGGGCAATAGTGTGCTCTGCTTGGAGGTGGGGAATCCTACAGGCTTCATTAGGAAGATTCCAACAGAGTCTATGGCTCTAAACAGTGGGACAGTATGAGATACAGTATCCCGTGCTGTCCTGGGGAGGCTGCAAGTTCTGCCTTAGTTTGGCTTGTCCTACAAGAGAGAAGAGAAGTGCCACCTCTACCCTTCCCTTTACCTTCATTagatataaaaattattacCTGTTTGCAGCTTCTGGCACTGTAGCACAGGGTGGTCCACAAGAGCTCATCCTAGTGCAGCTACAGCAGCAAAGAGCCCATCTGGTCAGATCATAGCTGGCTTCAGGTGCTTCATGGAGAAAAGGAGCTCTCCCACATGTTGTACATTCTGTCACAAAACATAAGTTAGGGAAATCTCTGGAAGTTTCTAAGGACAGAGATTAAAAAACCACTCCAGGtccctgttccagtgcttgaccactacatgaaaaatgttttctagtCATAATTTCCCCTGTTGCCAGgtttcctctccctgtgctctcacAAGAATTTAGCTCCATCTTGCCCATAACCTCTGCTGTAGGTACCTGCAGACACCAACTAGATATCCCCCTCCCCTTAGCCTTGTCTTCTCCAGGTAGAACAAACCCACCTTCCTTGGCCTCTGCCCATATGCTGTGTGCTGCACCAGTACAGTGTGGCAGCACCTTTCCTGTGTGCTGGACACtgttcctgctccagcctcGCAGTGGAAGGGAATAATTAGCTCCACTCCATGTTATGGTGATTGTTGTCTTAACCAGTAGGATGGAGGCTACAGacccctctctctttcttgctAGGCCTATGGGTGGTGTCCAAAAGGTGTGAAGTGTCCAGATTCTCATAACATTGACCTCATCATTGACGAGGACGACAAGCTTTGGGAGAAGCGCAAGAAACGGAAGCACAGATGGAAGCATCGGAAGAACGTGAAAGTGCTCGCAACGGCATTCCAGCAGGAAAGCTCAGGGGACAACATGGAGCAAGCTCAGAATGGGGAGGAAGGACCACCACGGAAACAGAGCTGCTATgagcctgcagctgccacagagctggcagagatCGCACCCAACGGGGAGGGCAGGCCACTGGAGGAGATCTCCATGGACATGGAAACAGAGGTCAGCTCAGACACCAGCACACAATGGGAAGAGAATCTGGGGGGCACTGAAAGAACTgaccagggagcagctgcccagagcccttCTGCCAGGGGAAATGCCTCTGACAGTGACCAAGCAGAGAAGAAGTCCAGGGCTGGGTTGTCACCCAGTCACCCAGCCGCCCGTGAGACTgaagcagcaggtgctgcaggaaaggagaaggaagccCACGGCCCTCCTTCACAGGGGGGCACACACCGAGCTGGCTTTGATGCGTTCATGACTGGCTATATCATGGCTTACGTCTGGATGCTCAAGCAAGGGAAAAACACAGACCCCAGTGCAGGGCCCTGGTTGCCAGACTGCCATAATAAACTGTACCTCAGTGGGAAATCAGTGCCACTGCAAATAGTGAAGAGCTTGTTTTCTAAATCTTCCAAAGCTCACAGCGAGAAGATAAAGTTGGCCTGGGACAGTGCATAGAGCTACACCACTCACtaaactgtgctttttttgtctCCTCCAAGTTTTGGAGTTCTTTCTTCCATCAAGAACTTGCCAAAAAGGGAACAGTTTTCATATTCTTATTTGTGTTTTTACATCTGACCCATTAAATTGCTCTCAGTTGGAGTTGCCCGTGTTCCTTAGTGGCATGCAGGGATGTGAAGGCAGGGATGAGGCTGAAGGGAGGGAAGTGCACCTTTGGTTAGAGCATGCACAGATGAGACCTTTGCCCCtacaggggagaagggaaggagaaaattcctcaaaaaaaaaaatccttgagtCTCATGGATTCAATAGTGGAACTCTTCAGTGAGATGCAGGAAAGAAATAACATTTACTGAGGATGAGTTTTCCTTGGGTATAACTCAGCACTGAGTAATAGCAAATACAATCTCAATCCAGGTATTAATGGCATTTCTATTTTAAGTACGCATTCGAGCCAGCTTTTTTAACTTAAAGCAGTTATCCTCTTAATCACAAGACTCAGGCcttgatttcatttttattttgaaagcaagTTGGGAAAGTTTACAAAACCtgaccaagaaaaaaattatcaaaatatttaagtggATTCATCTTTGGTTACTTCTTATTGCAGTTCCAATAAAACATACACCATTTCTTATAGTTCAAAAAAGTCAGAAGGTCAATCAACATAAAAACAAGACGTGCTTTCTTTACATATTCATAAATATCTGCAATATTAGAAAAGTTGTTTCgcaaagatttcttttctgGCAGTGTTAACTTACTATTATACACAGGCTACAAACTTCTTCCTAAGCCTTTAATTACAAGTTCAGCTATTTACAGACTGCAAAATATTAAGACGTAAAACTCCTTCATAAATACGAAAATAGATCATCTCGCAAAGATCTTTATACTTAATCAAATATCTGGCTGCCcctcctcccaaaaaaaaaaggttatttgtTTTGCATAGAAATGTAGTGACATGCAATATAAACAATAGCATTAAGTGCAAACAGGAATTATTCAAGTGTCTTTAGTTGTACTGGCAAAAAATACCAACGTTCTGTTACACATAATACATCAATGCCTCTCCAACAAGTACAAGTCTGCTACAGCcccttggctgtgctgcttttgaggGGCAGCAATTCACATGCATTCTCCTGGCTGCGTTTTATCAACCTGCAACCACAACAAAAATAGCTTATAACAGACATTTAATTGAACTCAACAGAGAtttaaagtgaattaaaaacatatttgatCTCTTCAGGGAGATGTGTAGCAATGTGTAGAAAGTACTTTAAAAGAGCAAGAACTGCTCCTGTAAAGTCAAAATTATGGTAAAATCCAATCACGATAAAACTTTGTCACATCACTATAAAACAAGGGAGTTTGCTGACCACATGTTCAAATTCACGTTTATCAGCAGCTGTCAGAAAACGGCCCTCTGTAGAAAAGCAACCTCAGTAGGCACAAAACCTAGGAATTACTAGGTGCTGCCTAGATTCAGCTTTATGCAGCCAAAGGGATGAGATGTTTTGACTTCCAACTGCATCCTTGGAAACACTGGGTTTCAGCAACCactttgcaatttttaaaatgaccTTTTACTCCAGTTTCATACACATGCCTCTTCCCATGCAGACCAATCCAGGAAAGGCCTGAGCTGCTACTCCTTGGCATTTCTGTTTCTGACATCTCCACCTCAGTACCAAGAGCCAGAAATGTTGATAGCTGTGCCCAGTGCATGTCAGTTGGTTGTGCTTAGAGCGgacatttaagaaaataaaattttagctCTGCTGCTTTGTAAGAGCTGTTCAGGGCAGGGAAATGTCATAAAGACAGCAGTGTAAGAGAACAGTGAGGTCACTGCAGTGGGTGCCCTGGGGTACCCCAAGCTGACTGCTCAAGCTTTGCAGTCAGTGTCAGGGAGGGCTCCATGATGAGGTGTCAGCACTGACAGGCAGGGCTCACTCAggggagccccagggcagccagaggtgTGCGTGTGCTCTCCGGTcaggctgctgggcagcttCCCTCAGCCTGGTGATCCAAAAGTAAACTACTCGTTATTGCTTCTTTGTCTGAAGTCACACACCTAAATGCATCTTGTGACAACAGAAGCTGGTGCTGATGGTTTCCCTCCCAGAAGATATAGTTGTAGCAAagataaaaagatttaaaaataaaaaaaaagcaagcaggcACCAGGCAGGCAACTGAGTTCTAGTGTTTCTCTGTCCCCAaagttacacacacacacagtggcAGCCATACAGGCTGCTCTGCACTCTGCAGACACAATACAGAGACAGAGACTACTCTGCAGATCAGCACCTTCAAGAGGCAGAGAGGTGTGGGCCAAAAGGGGTGATCTTAGTGAGCACaggcattttctcttttgagcTGTGAACAGCTGCCTAATCTGGCATGGACTGTATTAAATAACTCAGCAACACTGGGCTTCTCCTTTCATTCATAACAGCCACTGCAAAGGGAGAAGTGCCCAGGTTAACACACTTCACTAGAGGAAGTCACAGCTGTAACTCATAGAATAGCTACCTACACCTCAGGAAAAATACACATCCCAGCCAAGAAAGAACTAAGGCTTTCTCCATCCTTTCTTTGAGATGGGAGAAGAGTAGAAATAGTCTGGCTTCCATCAGAGACTAGCTTACAGTACCCAGCCTTAGAAGAGAGCAGGAAGAGTGTTAACAGGCTACCTGGATGAAAATCTGGACTCTGCTGCGTCACCATCTGCTCAGCAGGTGTGCAATGTTTACCTCACTTAGGAATGATAATATAGGTTAAAAAACCCCcgtaaaataaaattttaaaaatcccatgTTTTTTGGGATGATGATAGTGAAAAAGGGCAGGATTTTGCACAAATGTCACAGAATGAGCTGGGATTGCTGATGATGGTTCCAGCAAGCAGAATTAAAGCTCATGTTGCTGCTTCTTTCACAGGTACCCACTGGTCaagggaagtaaaaaaaaaaaaaaaaaggtaaaaaggtCATCCTATTCAGTGACAGGAGAAACCAATAAAGACAGCAGCTTCTTTCTGTAGAGGAAACAAAAAGTCAATGTAGGACAAGctaattttcttcagtttgaCAATTCAAAGCCTTCCCATGAGCTGTCCTTTCCAAGAACACTTGTGGGGCTACAACACTGCTGGCAACTTCCCCTGAGCAGGAGATTCCTGTCCTCTGTCAAGCAGGCTAGTGAGGAACCATCATTACTGCAGTGAAATCAGTGAGGTGGGATGTTGAACCAGAGAAGGAGGTGAATGTGACCCTTCTAGCTTAGTGATAATAGTCAATTGTGATGTAGCTACTGTATTTAACTATTCTGCAGAAACAGATCATGATGTCCACTCAGCTCTTCAGAGATAAGGGCCCACCCCCTGCCAAAAGCTCAGTACAGCTGGTACTTTCAGAAGCAGTTTCTTCAGAAGCCCAGAAATGGCAATGCCTGGAATATGCttctctgtgccctgggcaaATCTTCCTCCACATTTGGGCTGAGGTACATAAAGAGCTGTACAAGGAAGCAAGCTTCCCTGCACAAATGTATTAAACATCATTACTAAATCCTAAGGGAAAATGAACCACCAGGGAACAGATTCTTCTTGTTAATCACAAAGTACTTGTCATGTGACTCAGTCTGCAGATTGTGACCAGCAtgaggggttttgtttttgctgcttttgaaagaaGAGCTTGTTTAATGCTACAACAGCATtcaaagcagctctgggactAGAGAGCATTCCTATCTGCTCAACATAGTTCGGAAAGACTTCTGTGCCTGTTTCTGAAACACAGGCTCTGACTCAGGTGCACTGATGCAGAATGTTAATGAAAAACATGCAGTGGCTTAGAGCAGATGTTCATTtagaggaagagggaaaaatctAAGGGTCATTCTTTCCACTTTACATGGAGCTTAAGACCTTAAATGCCCCATGCTGGAAATCCAGGTCAAACTGTTTAATggtgcctgctctggctgctgcctccaggaaGGGCTGTGGGACCCACATGGCCATTCTGGCTGGAGTAGTTCCCCCTCCTAATTCAAATCAGGAAAGGGAATAAGCACAATTTGAAATAAGGTTTTATAAAATGATCAGTCTCTTCAGACAATGTCTGCAGCTTTCTGTCCTACAGCCAGCTTATTGAGTCTCTTTCAGATGTgaagcccagcactgcagaaaagctTAGTTTAAGCAACTGGGAACAACTCAAGGACACGTTCAGTTTAAGCCCTCTCTTCATATGTCACAAGCTGACTTTGTGCTGCCACTTGCTGAGATGTTGGAGGAGGTCTGAGACAACAGGGCAGGactgtccccatcctgctccctgaAGGGCCATGCCTCTCTCTTCAGCTCGGTGGGAGGACTAACACTGAACAGAGGCTTTGCAGGCTCTAACAGCGTAATTTTCAGTAGGTCATCTTCTACCTCCATCTCTTCAGAAGGGAGACAACCTGCAAACACTTGTGGGGAGCCACGTCCCTCAGAGTTCACTGAATTCTCAACTGGGAGCTTTTTGTAAGATAGCGGCCTGGACTGGGCCAGCACTAATGGTTGATCACATGCTGGATCTCCACATGTGTTCTCAACAGGGCAAAACCCATTTTCCTCCTGGGCCACTGGCCCATCTGAACAGTCCATATCCTCTTCTTGTCCTGGTGCAAGAAGAAACTCTGTTCTGTGAGGCTTGGCGTGAAAGGGGGGAATCTCTGACACACCATATTTAGTGCTACTCAAGAGTTTTTGCCGAACCTCTGCACCTAACTGGGCCGGGTCACACCTGCCAACAGTTGAAGACAGTCCCCCAAACAGGCCATATTCCTTGTGTGGTAATTCAGGAGAGAGTGGAAGTGATCTGCATCTCCTcccaggaagaagggaaaggtCTTGCCAGTCTGTGCTGTACGCCTGCCGGAACTGGGACTGGCTGGCTTTCAGGCCTCCACCCGCCTCTGGAGAATGCAAGTCAAACACGAGGGAAATCACAGACTTGCTTGGCATGTCAAAGAATTTGATCTTTCCCCCCTTGAGGTCCTCCCGGGCACTGAAGGGGTTAACTTTCCGGCCTAACCCTTTGCTTGGTGTGTAGTAGGGGTCCTGCACGTTGATCTTCCTGGAAGGTTTGCGAGAGAAGATATCCGACTGGCTGCGGGACAACCAGATGTTGCGACGCGGACGGGGGGACTTGGGCGGGATCTTATCATCCAAGGAACTCAAACGTTTTACTCCTGGTCCTTTGTCAATTGATCCTGagtagaaaaagagaaacactcTTAGCTTAAAGAAGCTCTGTATAGCTGTGCACCTGCTCACTCAAAGAGCCTTCATGAccactgtaaagaaaaaaagctgtgtttctGATATTCCAAACTGTGTTCCATAAGCACATGTCTGCTCCTTTTTTTATAAGTTCCTGCACAAACACAAGCACAccattctcttctcttttcctcagtGTATTTAGGGCCCCTGCAAACCTCCTTGCTGCCAGTACACTGCCACAGCAGAGATGGCACAGGGTGGTGTTGGAGAAGAACAATTTGCATGTTTCTAGATTTATCATCCTGGCTTCCAGCAGAGGTTGCCCAGGGTCTGTTGGTGCTACTGACCACAAAAGAGAACCAGTACAAAACACAGTTGCCAAAGAAATTGGCACTTTTTCACCCTGATGGGAAATGTCTAAGACAAAAAAAGTCTCCCCTTGTACCATGCAGATTTTAAATCATTCTATCCCAGCCTTCTTTCAGTACATTATCCAATACAAAACTGGAGATACATGAGAGTCTGACCCTAATGAATAGGAGTTTAAAAGTTTTACATAGGCCTGTGTGTTTTCactcactgcacacacacacatttataaataaaagctgTATCACTAGATTAGGAAGAGAAACCAGTAGATGTTAACTCCCCAAGTGTTTGGAACATGGATCTGTCATGGGGCTCTCAAGGTGCCTCTGAAGAGCCATGTTAGAAAGCAATAACAAATGGGTATAAGAAGTGATATCTCCTTTTGACTAACATTTCCAGAATAAGCACATgggttttcacttttttcctttaaatactGCCACAGTTTAGACTACAGCCATTCCATGTAGGAAAGACTATGCAAGTCAAAGAACAGCATGTAACACTTATTTGAGAAGTACTTGTTTTGTACATGTACTCCAAAGGGAGAatgccaccaaaaaaaaacaaacaccaaacaccaaaagaaaaaccccaacccaaacaaaaaaccctaaacaaacaaaaaagcttcCTTTTTAACTCACACCTCTTTTAGATGCTTTCCAGGTGTGGGAGAACTACCACATGCATTTACTCTATGTGGTTTGAcatagagaaaaattatttcaatctACAACTATATTACAGATCAATAATTATGTCTTTATGTTGCATATTTGTATATCCACATAATATAAGAAACTATTATAAATGTACTCTTAAGTTTCTAATGCCAGAAGTGTCCTAACATAGAACAACCAAGTCAGAATACAGCCCAGGCTACAAGTGTTTGCTCCCCACACCAGGTGGCACCAGACAGCTTTAAGAAAACCTTTCAAGTCAAACATTCCCAAGCAGACCTGGGACTCATCTTTTCTCGTCTTTCAGAGTATTTCTAGGTACTTTATAATACTCTTGCATCTTCTGTGCTCTTCCTCCTGAAGGAATTTAAGAAGCCTCTAAATATTACAAGTAACATAGACCAAAGAAATTATGTATATGTACAAAGCAGCAATAAATCAAAAATTTATGGGTTTTCATATACTATCAGCAATTTACAATCCATTCCCAAATGAACTCTAAATTTCCTCTCAAGCTCTTGGGGACAGACTTTTATCACTTTAAGAAACAGCTAGCTGTTTTTTTCACCAAAGGACATTCCACAATGCAAAGCATAGAGCATTGCTCCAGAATAATTTTCAGGGTTTGTGTAAAATCATTCATAAACCGTAAATAAAACCATATATAGCCAAATATCAGTTTTCAAAATATgaagcttttcctcctcttgcgGTGAGCACCCAGCAGCAATGTTTGTACAGTACAGACATTTaccttttggttttctttcattgttGTCAAGGTTCAAGaactttctgtctctctctgagTCCTCATTTCTCAGGCGGTTTAACATTTCCTCCAGTGTTTTGACAATATCAGCAAATGAAGGACGCAACTTTGGATCCATCTGTGAATGCACACAAATCAAGTAAGTCCATTTGGGTTTGTCCAAGCTATTCTGCTTACACAGtggacagagagagggacaaTCTGAGGAAACTGAGGAAATTCAAAATGGTTTTAAGTGTGTTGTCATTGCAAAAAAACTacagaaagaaggggaaaagcagTATTCTATTACACCTCTCCAATTTGTAAATATtctatgaaaaggaaaaattttaaaggtGGGAAATTGCCAGATTCATGGCTTGTGAGGGGGGGTT
Proteins encoded:
- the TOE1 gene encoding target of EGR1 protein 1, coding for MAGPARVPVVDVQSDNLAELWPSMVLALRSATFVAVDTELSGLGARKLLLSPCIEERYKAVCSAARTRSVLSLGVACFKQLPEKSENTYLCQIYNLTLLCTEDYVVEPQSVQFLVQHGFDFNKQYSQGIPYHKGNDKGNESQSLSVRTLFLELIRAKKPLILHNGLIDLVFLYQCFYAHLPESLGTFTADLSEMFPAGIYDTKYASEFETRFVASYLEYAYKKCKRENRKLRESSGQHLTVEFCNYPANMSRYIDYRCCSLEEDSHSSAAGGNKVPVCEKFSAYGWCPKGVKCPDSHNIDLIIDEDDKLWEKRKKRKHRWKHRKNVKVLATAFQQESSGDNMEQAQNGEEGPPRKQSCYEPAAATELAEIAPNGEGRPLEEISMDMETEVSSDTSTQWEENLGGTERTDQGAAAQSPSARGNASDSDQAEKKSRAGLSPSHPAARETEAAGAAGKEKEAHGPPSQGGTHRAGFDAFMTGYIMAYVWMLKQGKNTDPSAGPWLPDCHNKLYLSGKSVPLQIVKSLFSKSSKAHSEKIKLAWDSA
- the TESK2 gene encoding dual specificity testis-specific protein kinase 2; the encoded protein is MDRSKRNSIAGFPPRLERAEDFDSSTGEGTASQLGRVCTSSYRALISAFSRLTRLDDFTCEKIGSGFFSEVFKVRHRTSDQVMALKMNTLNSNRANMLKEVQLMNRLSHPNILRFMGVCVHKGQLHALTEYINCGNLEQLLDGNQHLPWTVRVKLAYDIAMGISYLHYKGIFHRDLTSKNCLIKHDENGYSAIVGDFGLAEKIPDHSEKLPVVGSPFWMAPEVLRDEPYNEKADVFSYGIILCEIIARIQADPDYLPRTENFGLDYDSFQHMVGDCPPDFLQLAFNCCNMDPKLRPSFADIVKTLEEMLNRLRNEDSERDRKFLNLDNNERKPKGSIDKGPGVKRLSSLDDKIPPKSPRPRRNIWLSRSQSDIFSRKPSRKINVQDPYYTPSKGLGRKVNPFSAREDLKGGKIKFFDMPSKSVISLVFDLHSPEAGGGLKASQSQFRQAYSTDWQDLSLLPGRRCRSLPLSPELPHKEYGLFGGLSSTVGRCDPAQLGAEVRQKLLSSTKYGVSEIPPFHAKPHRTEFLLAPGQEEDMDCSDGPVAQEENGFCPVENTCGDPACDQPLVLAQSRPLSYKKLPVENSVNSEGRGSPQVFAGCLPSEEMEVEDDLLKITLLEPAKPLFSVSPPTELKREAWPFREQDGDSPALLSQTSSNISASGSTKSACDI